The Streptomyces sp. NBC_01237 genomic interval AGCACATGGAGAGGGACTTCAGGGCGGGACGCGGATTCGAGATGCTCAAGGGGCTGTCGCTGGTCCAACGGCGGGTCGCCGCACGGTACTTCGGACGGGCGATGACGGCGTTCCGGTACCTCACCGAGGATCTGAAGGTGTCCCGGACCGCGTTCGAAGGGGGCCTGGAGATCATCGCCAGCCATGATCTCCAGCCCCGCGCGCTGCCGCTGCCCGGCACACTCGGCACCGTGACGGTGGCCCCGCACGGCTTCGTCGCGAGCGAGCAGGGAACACCGACGTACGCGCTGATCAACGACGCGCACCACCGGCCCGGTCACCTCGCGCGCTGGAAGGACGGCCGGTTCGTTCCCGAACTCGCCTGGTACCCGGCGGATCTGGCGGGATACCGGTCCGACACGGTCCACGCCGACCTGCGGCTCACCGCCACACCCGCGGAACTCCCCGCGGGCGGCACCGCCCGTGCGGCCCTGACCCTCGCGGCGTGGGACGGCACACCGATCGACCTGACCGGTGCGGACATCGCCTGGGAACTCGACGGCCAGCCGATCGCGCACCTGGACACCGACGCCGACGGCAGCGTGTGGCTCGCACCGAACCCCGGCGGTACGAGCGGATGGGCGACGGTCCGCGCCGTTGTCACCCGTGACGGGGTCGCGGCGTACAGCGGCGTGCAACTGGTCGAGCTCAGCGGCTGAACCGTACGTCCGGGCGGTGCCGGGGTCAGTCTTGTGGAGGCTGCTGGGGTGGGCCTGGCGCCGAGCCCGGGATGTTCAGCTTGATACGCGTGGTGATGTCGTGTGCGTCGGCATCGGGCCAGGGCCATGCCACGCCTCTGGTGACAGCCGTGCTCCACGGCGCGTCATGGCCCCGGCCGTCCGACGACCGGGGCCCGGAGGTGCCGTGTACCGAATTCTCGTGGAAGGAGTCCAGTGCTTCCAGCACGTCCTGCACCCGGGCAATCTCCAGCTGGATTTCCTCACGCCGTCGGACCGACTGCTCGATCTCGCGCCGCATCGTCAGTGACTGACTCTCCAGGGCCTCCCATACCCGGTCGGCCTGCCGGGCCGCTTCGCCGAGGATCGCCCTGGCTTCCTCACGGGCCGCCGCCACGATGGCCTGGGCCGACCTGGTGGCCGCCGGGGGGACGGGCGTGGGGACGCTTGACGCGTGGAGCGGTCGTTCGGCCCCCGGCCACACGGCCGTCGCCCCCTGCCGGGCCTCCGCCGGCACCCCGGCGGCACCCCGTCGCAGCCGCTCCGCCTCCGCGGAGCTCTCCACCGTGTTCCGCGGGGCGGTGTGTGCGCCGTCCGGCAGTGGGCCGGGGCCGGCTCGCCCCTGACGCGCTCGGGCCGCCGCCCTGGCGGCGATCTGCGCTTCACGAGCGCTGCGCCAGAGCTTCCGGAACTCCTCCGCCTCGGCTCGATCACCGGGAGCGAGCAGCCGCACGAGTTCCAGCGTGAACTGCTGCGAGGGCAGCCGTTTGCCGTTCAGTGCCTCGGAGACCGCGGCCGGGGACAACGGGACCTCCCTCCTGGCACCTCGCGAGATCTGCCGCAAAGGAGGTGTGCCGGAGTCCAGGTGCACGGCGCGCAATCGATGGGCGAACACCCGCAGTGCCTTGTCGTAGGCATCGGCCAGGGCCTCGGCCGAGGGCTCGGCACCGTCCACCACCGCTTCTCCGGGCTCTTCGGGGACAGCACCCGACATCGGGCTCCTTGTGTTCGTACCGGCACTTTCCGTCACGCTAGCCCGCGGCGCGCGGGACTTCCGGACGTTCCAGCGAAAACCACCGAACGAATGGCGTTTCGGCCGAACACCTCGCCGGTTCGGATTCGTCCTCGTACGTTCGCCCGGCTGGTCTCCGGCCCGACCGTGTTCTCCCATGGAGTCGCGCAAGGAGAGGACGCCGGTGATCCGAGGAGCGGACCCGGCGCGAGCAACCGGAGGAGTCACCATGACGGGGAATCGCCCTACGGGTCGCGGGGGTTGGCATCTGAGCCTGGACGGCAGGGGGCTGGAGGTCGGCGCGGGCGCGCATCTGCGTCTGTCGGTCTCGCTGGCCGCGCTGCGCTGGATCATGTGTCTGGGCGGTGCGACCGCGGCAGGCTGCACGTACTGGACACGGCTCGGCCGCTGAGACTGTGGACCGGGCGCGGACAGGACGGCGGAGCCCGGCCGAGCAGAAAGTCGCTTGTACGAGCCGGAGGTTGCGCATAGCGTCCGCGGGATGGAGACAAAGCCCCTCGTCCGGCGTTACCAGACCTCCGACGAGGACGAGGTGATGGCGCTGTGGTCGAGTGCCTCGAAACTGGCCCACCCGTTCGTCGAGGGTGAGGGCGAGGGTGAGCGGGCCCGCAAGGTCCGTGAGGTCTATCTGCGCGAGGCCGAGAACTGGGTCGCGGACGAGGACGGCGTCGCCGTCGGCCTCCTGGGCCTGATCGGCAGCGAGATCGGTGGCCTGTTCGTCGCGCCCCGGGCTCAGGGGCGGGGTATCGGGCGGGCGCTGGTGGAACATGCCGCGACGCTGCGCGGCGATCTGCTGCTGGAGGTGTTCGAGGCGAATCCCGCGGCCCGTGGCTTCTACGGGCTCATGGGCTTCGAGGAGCGCGAACGCCGCGTGGACGAGGAGACCGGGCACGTCCTGATCGTCATGTTCCGTCCGGGACGCTGAGCGCGTCGCCCCCCAGGGCTTGCGGGCGTCGGGCTCCGGCCGCCGTCGGGTGCGGTCCGCGTCGTTCGGCGGCCCGACGTCCGTGACTGTCCACGAGGGCCTGCCGCACCGCATAATTCAGCGGTGAAGAGCAACCACGTGATTCTCGATTGGAAACTTCCTTTCCACGAGCGGATCCGGCAGGCCGTCGAGATGTGGATCCACGATGGCCGTGGCCCCGACCATCTGGTGACCGGCAAGGCGTTCTTCGCGATGTACTCCTGGCACCTGCGCCACTGGACCGACCATGACATCGCGTGGGCGGAGTTCGCCGCCGCCTCGTACCACTCCCTCGGTGGCAAGGACGGCTGGGAAGCCATGCTGCGTGAGCGGGCCAACTGCGAGAGCTGCGGGGACAGATACCGGCTGGAGAACATCGGGCTGTGCACCGGATGCATGCGGTACACCTGCTACGACTGCGGCGCCCACGGGTCCTGCGCCGGCGAGATCGTCTGACACCCGCGGCCGTCGGGATCCGGCGGGCGTACCGCGCCCGGCCAGACCGGCGGTCCGGCCCGGCCCACCCCCTCCGTGGGCCGGGCACGTTCTGTTCCCGCCGCGATGACCTCGGCAGGGTCAGCGGCTCACCCCGTTCTCCGCCGCCTGGGTCAACAGCGGTTCCACCAGGGGTGGCTGGAAGCCCAGGGCCAGGAAGGCGACGGGCCAGGAACCGCGCCGTGTGATCTCGAACCGGTAGAAGGCCATGAAGAGGGACTGCGAGGTCATCATCTGGATCCCCATCACCTCGGCCCACGGGACCGCCCTCCGCGGCTGTCCGAACAGACCGGTGATGACCAGGCCGTCCCTGAAGAGGTAGCACCTCCTGAGCCCGAATCTGGCGGAGGCGCGGCCCCATGCCCACCTGAGCCCGATCGCGGCCAGCGCCACGGAGATCGTGATGGCGCCCTTGGTGAACGCCGCCGTGGGCCTGACGCAGACGAGGCCGACGAGCGTCGCCAGGCACAGCCCCAGGAGGAGCCGCAGGCCGAGCTGAGCAAGCCCTCCCCCCAGTCCCGCGACGGCGTAGTTGCCCCGCGCCTCGCCGAAACCCGCCCTGTTCACGCCTGGTCGCATGCCGAATCGTCTTCCTGGTAGGTCATGTGGGGTGAGGGCTTCCTGTCGGTGCGCGGGGGCCACCGGGTCATCGCCCGGTCCGCGCGACGAGTTCGGCGAGCAGACGGGCCCGGGGAACCATCCGCGCGACATCGACGTACTCGGAGTCCGCGTGCGCGCCGGCGCCCACAGCGCCCAGGCCGTCCAGCGTCGGACAGCCGACCGCCGCGGTGTAGTTGGCGTCGGAGGCCCCGCCGACGGCGCGCCCGCGCAACGGTTCCTGACCCAGTTCGTCGGCGATCCCGGAAGCGAGGGCGAACAGGGCGGCGGAGGACTCCGGTCCCATGGGCGGACGTTGCCTGCCTCCCAGCACCTCCACCCTGGCTCCGGGTGTCCGCGCGCGGAGCCCTCGTACCAGCGCGTCGATCCGGTCCTGCTCCGTGGTGGTGGGCGCTCGTACGTCGAGCGCCAGCCGCGCCAGCGCGGGCACGGTGTTGCGCGCGCTTCCGGACGACATCAGGGTGGGGGTGACGGTCGCGGCACCCAGGGTTTCACCGTCCGCTCCGGAGGCGTCCGAAGGGGCTCCGGAGGCGGCCGACGGAGCTCCGAAACCGGCGACGGCCAGCACCTGGTGAGCGATCTCGACCGTGGCGTTGACCCCCTTCTCCGGTTCCTGGCCCGAGTGCGCGGCCCGGCCGTGCACCACGACCTCGTAGCGCGACGTGCCTTTGCGGGCGGTCTTGAGCGCGCCCTCCTCGTCGGCTGCCGCCTCCAGCACGAACGCCGCCGCGCATCCGCGCGCGGATCGCTCGATCAGCTGCCGTGAGGTGGTGGAGCCGACCTCCTCGTCCCCGTTGACCAGCACGCACACGCCCTCCGGGGAAGGCAGGGAGGCCAGTGCGTGGAACATCTGCACCAGACCGGCCTTCATGTCCAGAACCCCGGGACCGCGAGCCCTCCCACCGGCCACCGCCCAGGGGTGGGTTTCGAGCGACCCGATGGGCCAGACCGTGTCGTGATGCCCCACCAACAGGACCCGTGGCGTGCCGAAGGTCCAGCGCAGATGGGTCACTCCTTTGATCACGATCGTCTCCGGCGCGACCCCCAGCAGCCTCGCCCCGAGTGCACCGACCACCTCGGCGCTGCGCGCCACCGCACCGAGGTCGGCCGAGTAGGACTCGCAGACCACGAGCTCCTCGAGGTCGGCCAGCATCGCCGGCAGGGCGAGGTCGTACTTCCCGGTCACCGGTTCCACCCCGTCGTCGCTTTCTGTCGTAACACCGCACATCCCCCTCGGATCTCATGGGCCTTCGATGGAGCGGCGGAGCTCGATTCCGTTCCGGAGCACCGCCGCGTGAAACGACGCTAGGACGCGACCCGGCATTCCACCAGCGACTGGTTTGCATGGAAGCCATGCGATCGAGGAATGTGTTGAGGGAGCATGATGCGGTCGGCGAAGGCAATCGGAGGGCGGTAGGAGGGTGTTCGAGAACGACGCGCTGCGGCTGTTCGTGACCGTGGCGGAGAGCGGTTCGTTCACGGAGGCGGCGGTCCGGCTCAGCTACACGCAGTCCGCGGTGTCCCGGCGGATCGCCGCGCTGGAACAGCGGGCGGGCGGGCCCCTGTTCGACCGGCTACCTCGCGGCGTACGGCTCAATCCGGCCGGTCGCACGCTGCACCGGCACGCCCTGGAGGTACTGGACCGACTGGCGCGGGCGGAGCGGGAGCTCGCCGTGCTGCAGGCCGGCCTCGGTGGGCTTCTGCATGTCGGAGCATTCGCCACCGCGAACATCTCCTTGATGCCCGGCGCTCTGCGGGCGCTGCGGGACGCCAGGCCGGAGGTCGAGGTGGTCGCGGCCGAAGGCCCGACCGACACCCTGATGCGGCGGCTCTCGGACGGGGCGCTGGACCTCGCCGTCGTCAGCGACTACCCGTCCGGCCTGCCGCGGGCCGACGGTGTCACGACGACCGAGCTGTGCGAGGACGAGTTGTGCGTCGCGCTTCCGCGAGGGCACCGGTTGGCCGGTGCCGGCCGGATCGACCTGCGTGAACTGCGTGACGAGGCCTGGCTGCAGAGCGCTTACGGCGACCGCCCGACGATGCTCGCCGACGCCTGCGTACGGGCCGGATTCAGTCCGAGGAAGATCATCAGGATCGCGGAGTGGACGGGCAAGTTCGGCTACGTGGCCGCGGGACTGGGGGTGGCGCTCGTTCCCTCGCTCGCCGCTCGGGCGGTCCCCGGGACGCTGGCCGTGTGCCGCCTCACCGATCCGGCTCTGCGCCGGACCCTGCATGTGGCTCTGCCCTCGGCGCCCCTGCCGGCCGCCCTGGAGCTGCGCGGCCTTCTGCGTGCTGCCGTCGACCGCGAACAGTGGGATACGTAGGTCCTCCGCCACACCTGTCCTCGGAGCCGGGTGCGGATCGACGCTCGCCCGCGCCCGGGACCACCGCATCAGGTGCGGCCGTCATGCCGTCGGCGGCCCTGCGGCGCGGCAGGAGGCCGATTCCCCCCGATGCTCCCGCAAACGGCAGGCACCGAGGGCGCGACCCGGATCGGCCACCGCGCGAGGCGTGGGGGTGGACACCGGTGGCCTGTGACGGGACCTTCACGGCCGTGTCCCGGTTGTGTGCCATTCGGTGTCCGGCCGAAATTCGACGTTAGCCTGACGGCGCTCAGGGTGTCCCCGGGGCGTCGGAACACATGAACGGGAAGCAGGAACAGACGTGGGCAGACGTGACGGGCACGCGGTGTCGCGCAGGCGGATACTCGGGCTGGCGGGGACAGGGCTGGGGCTGGTCGCGTTCGGGGCCGGGGTCGTGGGGTGCGGTCCCGAGAAGAAGGTGGATGTACCGGGCGGCAGTGCCGCACCGGGCGGGGACGAGAGCGGTGACGGTTTCACCACCCCACCGCCGGGCACCGCACCCGAGCCGCTGTGGCGGGCGGAGGCGGCGAACAGCAACCTGTCCGGCATCGACGCGCTCGCGGTGACCGGTGACCTGGTTCTGGTGGCGGGCGACCCGCTGGTGGGACGGGACATGGCCGGTGGCAAGCAGAAGTGGTCGCGCGCCGGGGTCACCACTCCCGGAGCCGAACTCGTCATCGGCGGCGGAACGCTCTATCTCACCAGCGCCGAGTACGACGGTGATGTGGTGGGTCTGGACCCGGCCACGGGCAAGGAGACCTGGCGCAGCCGCCTGGGCGAGAAATATCAGCTGCCGCGCCCGATCGCGGCCGACGACCGCCATGTGTACGTCCTCGCCGGCATCCTGGAGAAGGACTTCTCCACCCCGAACAACGTGATCGCCGCGATCGACACCACGTCCGGCAGGATCGCCTGGCGCGAGCAGCGCGACGCGGGGACCGAGGAGTACGGCATCACCGCCTCGGTCGTCGACGGGCACCTCATCTACACGGACTACCGCGAGAACGTGACCGTCCGTGACACGGCGACGGGGCGGCAGGTGTGGACGAAGAAGATCAGCCGGTCCAACCACCGTCGCTTCGCGGTGCACGAGGATCTGGTGATCGTGGCGGACGGGCGGCGGCTGCGGGCGCTCTCACTGGCCGGGGGCAAGGACCGCTGGTCGCTCCGGACGGAGGAGTTCAGCACGTTCAACGACCCGCATGTCCTGGACGGGGTGCTCTACGTCTCCGACAGCGTGCGCGGCATGTGGGCGGTGGAGCCCGGTACGGGCAAGCGGATCTGGCACAACGGGGAGCTGCTGGAGTCGGCCACGCAGGCCTGGCAGTTCGCCAAGGTGGGCGGCACCCTGTACGGCGCGACCGAGTTCGACAAGGACGGCGGTGTGCACGCCTTCGACGCGGCGACCGGGAAGCTGCGCTGGACGTACAACGACAAGTCCGGTGACATCCAGCAATGGTACGTGGCGGCGGCGGGCGACCGGCTGGCCGTGATGCACGGGAAGCGGCTCTACGCGCTGCCCGCCGTCTGATCCGAAACGCGGTGCGGATGCGGGTGCTCGGCGAAGGCCGCGGCGCCCGGGGCCGACCGGCCCCGAGGACCCGGCTGCTTTGCGGCCTGCTCCGGAGGTGTGAAGGCCGCCCGTGTCCGTGCGGGCCGGGGAAGCCTCGGGTGCGAACCGGCGGTCAGTGGGTACAGGACCCGTGACCCGAGTCGGTGCGGGTACGCTCCCCCGCCCGCACACATCACCGAGGCCCCATGGTTCGCCCATGGGGCCTCGGCCGTGTCAGGTTCTCCCACGGGCTGCCGCACCGGCACCGCCCGCGCCGGGAACCATCCGCACCGGTGCGGTCCGCAGCGGGGCCGCCAGCGCCCGGACCGTCCGCACCTGCGGCCGCGGCGCCCGAGCGGGCGCCGCGGCCCCGCGGGATGTCCCGTTCAGCTCGGCGTTCTCCAGCGGCGGCCGCCCTTCGCCGCCGCCACCAGTGCGGGCACCGTGCCGAGCTTGACCCGCGGGCGGCCGTGCTCACGGCCGCGTGCCCGCTCGGCCCGGTCGATGGCGGCCAGCCCCCGGGCGTCCACGACGTCACGGCCACGGCTACGGGCGAGACGGTGGAATGCCTTGGGCGGGTGGACCGGGGAGGCCAGGGCACCCGCGATCGCGTCGGCCAGCAGCGTGCCGACGGTCTCGGCCGCGCAGGTGCGGTTGGCTCCGATGCCGCCCGAGGGGCCGCGTTTGATCCAGCCGACGACGTATGTCCCGGGCATGCCCGTCACCCGGCCGCCCTCGTGCGGTACGGTCCCGCCCGACTCGTCGAAGGGGAGGCCCGGAACCGGCATGCCGCGGTAGCCGACCGCGCGCAGCAGCAGGCCCGCGGGGATGTGCTGTTCGCCGGGACCTTCCGTCACCCGCACCCCTGTGACGCTGTCGTCACCGAGCACCTCCAGGGGAGCGGAGTGGAAGCGGAAGACGATGCGCCGGCCCGGAGCCGGCGGACGCGACCAGTCCTGCGTCCGGCGGGGCACGTCCCGCAGCAGGGCCGCCTTCTCGCCCGGCGCCGCGCTGTCGATCGCCGCCCCGGTCCGGGGATCGTGGTCGTCCACAACGAGTTCCACGCCGGGCAGGTGCCCGAGGGCGAGCAGCTCGGAGGCGGTGCAGGCGGCGTGCTCGGGGCCCCGTCGGCCCAGCAGGACCACCTCACGCACCGTCGAGTCCCGCAGCGCCGCGAGGGCGTGATCGGCGATATCGGTACCCGCCAGCGTGGCCGGATCCGTGACGAGGATGCGCGCGACATCGAGAGCGACGTTGCCGTTGCCCACGACGACGACCCGTTCCGCGGAGAGGCCCACGGCCTCGGGCGCGACCTCCGGGTGGGCGTTGTACCAGGACACGAACGAGGTGGCCGAGCGACTGCCGGGCAGGTCCTCGCCGGGGATGCCGAGCCGCCGGTCGGCCGAGGCACCGACCGCGTAGATCACCGCGTCGTGGTGCGCGGCGAGTTCCTCGGCGGTGATGTCCTTGCCGACCTCGACGCCCAGATGCATGCGTACACGGGGATGGGAGTGGAAACGTGCGAAGGTATCGCCGACCTTCTTCGTCGCGGGGTGGTCGGGCGCCACGCCGTAGCGGACGAGACCGCCCGCCACCGGCAGCCGGTCGACCAGCGTCACCTGGGCGTTGGTGTGCAGGAGGAGATCCTCGGCGGCGTACATGCCGGCCGGTCCGGTACCGACGACCGCCACCCGGATCGGCGCGAAATCGGACGGCAGGCTGCGCGCGAAGGAAGGCTCGCCCCAGGCATGGAAGTTCGGTCCGGCGGGAGCCGGTTCGGGTTCCTCGTCCGTGAAGTAGGCGGCGTTGATCGCGGCGTACCGCTTCTGCGCACCGAAGAGGCTGTCCACGGGGAAGATGGCGTCGACCGGACAGGCATCGGCGCAGGCACCGCAGTCGATGCACGTCGCCGGGTCGACGTAGAGCATCTCGGTACTGCCGAACGCCCGTTCCTCGGGGGTCGGATGAATGCAGTTGACGGGGCATACGGCGACGCAGGTGGCGTCGTTGCAGCAGGTCTGGGTGATGGCGTAGGTCATCTCGTCAGCTCAGGTCGTCGGCTCGGACCAGGTCAGATCAGCGCGGCGCGCTTGTAGAAGAACAGGGCCGGTTTCGTCAACAGCCGGGCCGAGGCCAGGAACTCCATCAGACCCGAACAGCTCGACCTCATCAGGGACTTGTGGTGCTCGTTGGCCCTGGCCTCGGCGCGGGCCCGCTTGCTGTCGAGGCCCGCGTTCGCGTAGACGTCCCGGTTCACCATGCTGGTGACGATGTAGTACGAGGCGATCGCCACGACGAGCGCGTTGATCCGCCGGCGCACCGCGCCCGCGTCGCGCAGCCGCTTGCGGGTCTCGTCACGGGCGAACTTCATGTGCCGCGACTCCTCCACCACATGGATGTTGTTGATGGTGCGCACGAAGGGCGCGACCCGCTCGTCCCTCATCCAGTCGCGCTGCATCACGTCGAGCACTTCCTCGGCGACGAGTATCGCCGCGTACGCGGCCTCGCCGAAGGCCAGGGTCTTGAACGCCCGCCCCAGCTCGACCACCGCCCGGTGCGGCCGGTACGCGGGGGCTCCCAGCTTCGCCGCACCCCTGGCGAACATGATCGAGTGCCGGCACTCGTCGGCGACCTCGGTGAGCGCCCACTGGAACCGGGGGTCGGTCGGATCCTTGGCGTACATGTCGCGCAGCACCATCTGCTGGAGAATCATCTCGAACCAGATGCCCGTACTGGCCACGGACGCCGCTTCCTGGCGGGTCAGCGCCTTGCGCTGCGCGTCGGTCAACTCCGCCCAGTAGGCGGTGCCGTAGAGCGTGCTCCACTCGGGGCTCGCGCCGTGGTCGTCCTTGTCGAGCGGGGTCTCCCAGTCCACTTCCGTGGCCGGGTCGTACGACAGCTTGGCAGCCGATTCGAGCAGCCGTCGGGCGACGTCCTGCTCGGCGAGGCGGCCCTGGTCCTCCGGCCGAACGGTGCTGCTTGCCATGGTGCGGCTCCTTGAATCGAGAGATCGACCCGACGCTGCCCGACCGGTGTCCCAACGCGTGCGCGTTTGATGGGATCGATGGCCGCCGAGCGCCGCCACGCTTGTTAGACACCGCGTCTAGCAAGCTTATTAGACGCAAGGTATAGCAAGAGTGCCGCACGGGCCTACCCCCGCGCCAGGAATCTGTACGAGCCCTCCACGACCCGACGTCACGGTCCGGGCGCCACCGGGCCCCGTGCCGGGCGGGCCGGCATGACCGGCGTAGGGCCCAGGCGAACACGCCTGCCCGTCAACGGAGTTGCCGAGACGGGCAGCCGGTTACCGCTGGTCGAGGTGGGGGCGAGAGGGTTCGGACCGCGTTCAGGACGGAGGCTGCGCGGCGGTTTCGCCGATTCGGCCACGGGCCACCCCCGGCCTTCACCACCCCGGGTGCACACGCTCTCCCGGCGTCACCACAGCGTTCACCAGTAGTGACGCCTGCCGCCCACAGCGTGACCAATACCACCGAGAATCCAGAGAATGGCGCCGATGACGGCCAAGACGATTCCGATGGTCCAGAGAATGCCGAATCCGGTCACCAGCCCGATCACAAGAAGGATGACACCGAGGACGATCATGACGTTCTCCCATCACAGCGCGAAACCGTCGGGACACTCACATTATGCGCCTCACCGTACGATTTCCCCCGCCCGGAACCTTTGGGCCGATGCCGCCCGGGCGGCATCGATCGATGGTCACCGCCCAGGGTTCGCAGCGAGCCCCGGGCAGTGATCCACATGAGTTGCGGGCCCGGGCCCTCTACGATGCGGTGAGGCACGGAATCCCCGAGGCCGGACGCCGACAGGGCTGGGTACCGTGCGGAAGGCAACCCACACGGGAGGCGTTCATGGCGATACGGCATCGTCTCGTCCACAGCCCGCCCCACCGGCTCTGGGCAGTACTGCGGGACCCGTCACGCTACGGCGACTGGGTCGTCGGCACCGATTCCTCACGTGCGGCGGACGGAATCTGGCCGGAGGTCGGATCCTCGATCGAGTACGCGGTGCGGCTGGGCCGGAGAGAGTTCCACGGACGGACCGTGGTCCGTCTGCTGGATCCCCCCAGGACCCTGGAACTGGAGGCGCACAGCGGGCCGTTGGGAACGGCTCGGATCGCCTTCGACATCCGGCCGTGGGGCGACGACACCCTCGTACTGGTGGATGAGCACCCCTTGCAAGGAGTCGGCGGCCAACTGCACAACGCCGCCGTGGACGCCCTGCTGCAGATACGGCACCGCGCGATGCTGCGCCGGCTCGCCGAGGTCGTCGAGTCGCGTGCCGACGACGACGCCGACGCCGCGTGACGACGACCCGCCACCCGGGACGAACCCATTGATGACAGCGGGTTCCTCAAGGCGCCCTCGCGGCCGATATCCGCGGGTGCGGCGGGATACGCCGTGAAGAACTCCCCACCCGCATAACCGGTCGACACGGACAGCCGTGTCCACGTCGGCCCGCGCTTCGTGGATCCGGCCCTCGCCACGGAGCTCCGGCCGGCGGCATGAGCCCCGCCGAACGGACGAGACGCGCTTCCGGCAAGGACAGGCGCCGTGTACGCGACCAACCACACCCTGTGATGTTCAAATGTCTGACGTTTGTGTACGGTGTCTCCATGAAACGCATCAGTGCACCGCGGCGGACGGCCAGCCTGTCCGCTCAGCTCGTGGACAGTCTCCGCTCGCACATCGAGTCGGGCGGGTGGCCGGTGGGGACGCGGATCCCGCCGGAACAGGCCCTCATCGAGGAGCTCGGGGTCGGCCGCAGCACCCTGCGGGAAGCGATCGGTGCGCTGGTGCACCTGGGCCTTTTGGAGCCCCGGGCCGGGGACGGCACCTATGTCCGCGCGTCCAGCGAGCTCCAGTCGGTCATGGTGCGGCGGGCGAGTTCCGCGGAGCGGGACAACGTGCTGGAGCTGCGGACCGTTCTGGAGGAGTACGCCTCGGGAGCCGCGGCCCTGCGCCGCAGCGAGAGCCAGTTGCAGCAGTTGCAGGAGCTGCTGGCCGACGCCGACGAGGCCTCCGCCGGTGAGGACACGGCCGCGATCACGGGCGTCGACGCGCTGTTCCACCGGGCCGTGGTCCGGGCGAGCGGGAACGACCTGCTGATCGAGGTGTACGACTACCTCGGTACGGCGCTCACCTCGTCCCTGGGGGGTCTGCCGTGGGACGCCGTCCACGCCGAGGAGCATGCCCGCCTGCACCGGCGGCTCGTGGACGCGATCGAGGCCCGGGACCAGGGCGGCGCCCGCTACGCGGCGGCCGCGATCGTCCGGCTCACCCGCGACCACGAGACCGGTACGCCACGAGCAGCGGAGGACCGGTGAGTTCGCAGCCGGCCTCGCCGGCCCGCCAGCACTCCGCCTCCGGACCACCCGCCGCCGAGTCCGCCCTGCCTGCCGTGTCGGTCGGGCTCGTCGTCGCCATCTGTCTCGTGGCGGCGAACCTGCGCACCACCCTGACCGGTGTCGGCGCACTGCTGCCGGAGATCGAGCACGGCAGCGGCCTGACATCGAGCTGGGGCGGGCTGCTGAGCACGCTCCCGCT includes:
- a CDS encoding FadR/GntR family transcriptional regulator; this encodes MKRISAPRRTASLSAQLVDSLRSHIESGGWPVGTRIPPEQALIEELGVGRSTLREAIGALVHLGLLEPRAGDGTYVRASSELQSVMVRRASSAERDNVLELRTVLEEYASGAAALRRSESQLQQLQELLADADEASAGEDTAAITGVDALFHRAVVRASGNDLLIEVYDYLGTALTSSLGGLPWDAVHAEEHARLHRRLVDAIEARDQGGARYAAAAIVRLTRDHETGTPRAAEDR